The Hevea brasiliensis isolate MT/VB/25A 57/8 chromosome 1, ASM3005281v1, whole genome shotgun sequence genome has a window encoding:
- the LOC110673334 gene encoding cyclin-dependent kinases regulatory subunit 1, with the protein MGQIQYSEKYFDDTYEYRHVVLPPEVAKLLPKNRLLAENEWRAIGVQQSRGWVHYAIHRPEPHIMLFRRPLNYQQQQENQAQQNILAK; encoded by the exons ATGGGTCAGATCCAGTACTCCGAAAAGTATTTCGATGACACTTATGAGTATAG GCATGTGGTGCTCCCTCCTGAAGTGGCAAAGCTTCTCCCAAAGAATCGGCTTCTCGCTGAA aatgaatgGCGTGCTATAGGCGTACAGCAGAGCCGTGGTTGGGTCCACTATGCAATTCATCGCCCTGAGCCACATATCATGCTCTTCAGGAGGCCCTTGAACTATCAACAGCAGCAGGAGAATCAAGCTCAGCAAAATATACTTGCTAAGTGA